GCATCACGAAGATGCAGCGGGATGCTGAAGCGCTGCTCAGTCGTGCGCGCAAGGAAGCAGTTCGTATGTCTCACGAGCAGAAACGGACATTGAATCGCGTCGTCACCGAAGCGCAACGGTTCCGCAACGAATTAGAGAACTCGGCAAAGCGGACCGCCAAGAATCTGGAGTCGGGCTCCAAACGGTTCCTCACGACGTTGGAGAAGAACGCCCAGAAACGCCTGGAGCCGGTGGTGAAGCGCTTCTTTGGACGCAATCTGGCTTCGCGCCAAGAGATCCAGAGCCTAGCCCAGCGAGTGCGGGAATTGGAGCATCTCGTGAAGCAGCATTCGCACCCGGAGGCGCCAGTGGCTCCAGCGCAGCCGTCGCTCTCCTCGCCCGAGCCACCGCGATCTTCCATGGGTGAATAGACCTGGCATCTGCGGTTTGTGGAAGCAGCGATCTGGACCGTTAACCTGGAGGGACCTGCACGCGCCTGCCGTGAGGCAACTGGTTGGGGACTGGGGTGCAGTAGCTACACCATTAGAGTGAAGGTGCCTGCCCGCCCCCAAACGCCCGGCAGTGTTAACTTTGTGATATTTGGGAACCCAGAGGTCACTGCGCCGGCGCAGGTCACCCCGGCGCTGCGCTGTCAAGGAACAGGGCTCGCGGCTGAACGCCAAAACCGAGATCGAGGATTGCCGTTTCCGGCAGGGCCTGGGGTTACCCGCGGTGGACGATCAGGCCGTGGGTTGGGTCGTACGGTGATACGGCGATGGTCACATGGTCGCCGGGAATCACCTTGATATGGAAGCGGCGCAGTCGGCCGCTGATGCGCGCGATGAAGTCGCGACCTTTGTCGCCCCGAATGCGAAAGTGCCCGCCGGCGAGCATCTCCATCACCGTGCCCGGTATCTGCAGCAGGTCGTCGCGACTCATTCGCGATCTCCGAGCTTGAAGCGGGTGCGGGCCGCCTGTCGGCGGCGTCGGCGAATCGCCTCGCGCGTTTTGCGGCGCTTCCGATCCCCGGGCTTCTCGTAGTGCGCGTGGCGCTTGATGTCTTTGAGCAGACCCTCTTTCAGGATCAACTTCTTGAACACGCGCAACGCCGCCTCGACACCGCGCTCGTCCACTACGACCGTCAAAGCCTGAGCCCGGCGCCGGCGGGGATACTCGCCAGCACTCGGCTGAGGGGCCTGTTCGTTGGCTTTACGCTCCAATTCGCTCATTGCCAAGAGTCCTCCCGCTGTTCAATGCCCCTAGGTACCGCCGTGATGGCTGACGACGCCTCTGCCACAACGCACTCGGCGCTGCCTTGAGCCGCAACCCAGACCGCGGGAGCGGCATGGGACGAGTCAATCCAGACACGCACACCCGCCCTTGCCGGGCGCGAAAAGGTTTGTACTGCGAGGTTCACGAGGGGTAGTATCCTTTCCTCTGAGTTAAGGCGCCAATTGCACACGGGAGGCGCGGAAGACCGTGAGTCCCCGCCGAAGCGTTCCAAACTTCGCCGCGACGAGTTTACCAAGACTGGTGCAAGCTGCGGTAAGGCTAGTAAGCGAGCAACAATATCTCTAGTTCGATAGCAAGCGGCGAAGAAAAAGTCGAGAGCACCGGGCATTTTGACATTCCCGCGGTCCGCAAGGCCCCCGGAAGAGGGTAGCAATCAGCCGAAGCCTCTCAGCCGATTGATTGAACTCGCCCCCTTGGCTCTACGTCTCCGTGCCTCGACAAGTGGCAGTAGCGGGCGTGGCTCGCTTGGGCATTGGAGAGATTACATCGCTTGTGATAGGAACGCCCCGAAATGACCCCCAGTGGGGTGCAGGCAGAAGCTAGCAATGTAGGCGCCGTTCCTATTGGGTCCGCTCCCCCGACGCACACTTCCCGGACTCAAACGAA
This region of Candidatus Binatia bacterium genomic DNA includes:
- the infA gene encoding translation initiation factor IF-1, with translation MSRDDLLQIPGTVMEMLAGGHFRIRGDKGRDFIARISGRLRRFHIKVIPGDHVTIAVSPYDPTHGLIVHRG
- the rpsU gene encoding 30S ribosomal protein S21; translation: MSELERKANEQAPQPSAGEYPRRRRAQALTVVVDERGVEAALRVFKKLILKEGLLKDIKRHAHYEKPGDRKRRKTREAIRRRRRQAARTRFKLGDRE